The DNA sequence TTGGTACGGTAAAATTTTGTAAAAATTCTTTCACTGGATTGTGTAATTCTCTTGTTTCTTCTTTCCATACTGCATTTAGGAAAGTAACTTTGATTGCAGACAAACTTTCTTCTTTGTCCATTCCCTGTTGTAAAAACTGTAAACTCTGAATCGATTTCTCAGACGATACAACAACCATTTCCCCTAAAATGGTAGGGAAAAACTCATAGTATAAATGTACACCTTCTCCAAACGATTTAAATTCACCAGGTGTCATTCCCTCTAATTTGATAAATAAATCGTGTAATCTTCCTGTACCAGATAATCCCAAACGATAAGTTGTATCTAATATTGAAGTTTTTTGGATAATTCGCTTAGCGTGCGTTAAAGTTACCGATGATAAAAATTGTTTGGGTGAGACTCCAACATACTCTAAGAACAGTTTTTGGAAATGTGAAGGACTTAATTTGGCAATTTGAGCCAATGAATCTAAACTGGGTTGGGATTTAAAATTTTGAATCAAATATTCAATTGCGTTTTGAATGAGTTGGTAATGTTTTCCTTGCGATTCCACAATGAAAGTTTACTCAATCGGTTTCGATTCGGAAACCCGATTCTTGTGATTTTCCCAAAAAAATACATTTTGTTTGCATTTTTTTAGGATCTTGGAAGTATTTTTTTAAACTAAGAAGACCGTGAATCCCAACTCCGAAACATTCCCTGTATTGTCCGCCTTACAAAAGATAGTTGAATCTATCCAAAAAAATCCTGTTACAATTTTGGATGCACCACCCGGTTCTGGTAAAACAACTGCCCTTCCTTTAGAACTATTAAAATTCAATTTAACAGCAGGGAAAAAAATTTGTATCCTCGAACCAAGACGGATTGCAGCAAAAAATGCAGCCAAACGGATTTGCCAAACCATTGGAGAACCAGTGGGAGAAACCGCTGGATATCGTGTCCGTTTTGATTCTAAAATCAATCGAGATACAAAAATTGAATTTGTTACTGATGGGATTTTAACAAAATATCTACTGTCTGATCCTGAACTGTCAGACTATGGGTTACTTATCTTTGATGAATTCCATGAAAGAAGATTAGAATCAGATCTTTGTTTTGCATTGGCTAGAAAAACCCAAGAGATCTTTCGTAGTGATTTAAAAATTCTCATCATGTCTGCAACATTGGAAGGACAAAACTTTGTTAACCTTGGGATAACAAATCCCCCAATTGAAGTTTCAACTTCCACACATCCATTAGAAATTTTTTATATGGGCCAATCTCAAAAAAATCTTCTACAACGATTCATCGACCTAATACCCAAGGCAGTCGAACAGACAACAGGTGATATTTTGGTTTTTTTATCGGGGAAAAAAGAAATTTTAGATTTAAAATTCCAACTTGAGTTAAACCAAACCATCAAAGAGAATTCTATCGTTCTACCTTTG is a window from the Leptospira ellinghausenii genome containing:
- a CDS encoding methylated-DNA--[protein]-cysteine S-methyltransferase; protein product: MESQGKHYQLIQNAIEYLIQNFKSQPSLDSLAQIAKLSPSHFQKLFLEYVGVSPKQFLSSVTLTHAKRIIQKTSILDTTYRLGLSGTGRLHDLFIKLEGMTPGEFKSFGEGVHLYYEFFPTILGEMVVVSSEKSIQSLQFLQQGMDKEESLSAIKVTFLNAVWKEETRELHNPVKEFLQNFTVPKAPIHLSVLGTPFQIKVWQSLLSIPSGDTSTYGEIAELIGKKNAQRAVGTAIGKNPIAVLIPCHRVIQSSGLFGGYRWDPKRKQTLLMWESATHFQKMDSEFSF